From Polynucleobacter ibericus:
AATTGAATAAACTAGAGAAATGGCGCAAACACAGGCAATCCCTTCCCCAAATACTGCAATAGATCTCTATTGTAGGCAGGAAGCCGATACCGCCAAAATTGCCGAGCAGCTAGCTGCCAGTTGTGAGCAGTTTTTGACTAAGCAGCTTGGATCGCATCTCAATATCTCCCTGGAGGGGGATTTAGGCGCCGGCAAAACCACCTTTGCGAGATACCTCATTCAGGCACTCGGCCATGAAGGCAAAGTAAAGAGTCCAACCTATACCTTATGTGAACCCTATCCACTGCAATTACAAGAACAAATGGTCACTGTTCATCATTTTGATTTGTATCGCATGCGCGATCCATTGGAATGGCAAGAGGCTGGATTTGCAGAACACTTTGATGTTCCAGGTATTTGCCTAATCGAGTGGCCAGAAAAAGCAGAAGGTACTTTGCCAGGTTTTGATATTCAGATTCAATTAAGTGCAGGTACAGATGAAAATGAGCGCACGATGAAGATTAATGCAATCACTGCATCCGGAAAAATAGCATTACAAGAGTTTCAACTGAAGTAATACATTAGTAATTAATGAGTACAAAAAAGACCAATCTCTCTCGAAGGCAGCATCTCAAGACTTCAGCAAAGTTCTTGAGCTTTGCGCTCTTGCTGACTGAGGTCGATATTGCTTGGGGAGCTAAAATCTTGGGCGTGCGTGTCTGGCCTTCCGAGGACTACACCCGCGTTACTTTAGAGTCCGATACACCGCTACCGATTACCCAGCAGATTTTGACGAACCCAGATCGTTTAGTGGTGGATGTACAGGGACTAGAACTTAATCCTACGCTGAAAGATTTGGTAGCCAAAGTAAAACCCAATGACCCGTATATCTCACAGGTTCGCGTTGGGCAATTTCAGCCAGGCACAGTACGTTTGGTATTTGATCTTAAAGAGCCGATCAAACCACAACTCTTTACTTTAGACCCCATTGGTGAATACAACTACCGTATGGTATTTGATCTTTATCCGACTACACCATTAGATCCATTGATGGCTTTAGTGAAAAGTAGCGCCAAAAAAGAAAGCGCGCTAGAGAAATCCAATGAAGAAGTAGATTTGATTGCTCAGTTCGCCACCAAGAAAGAAAAGGAGCTTGCTAAGACTCCAGCGGCACCTGTAGCACAAGCTATTCCAGAAACTAAAGAGCTGCCTGCACCCGCTAAATACAAGCGCTTGATCACAATCGCGATTGACCCCGGGCATGGCGGCGAAGATCCAGGCGCTATTGGAGCAGCAGGGTCTCGAGAAAAGAACGTAGTTCTATCTATTGCGAAGCGTCTCAGAGATAAGATTGAAGGCGAAGCGTACATGCGCCCTTTCTTAACCAGAGATGGTGATTACTTTGTGCCACTACATGCCAGGGTGCAAAAAGCACGACGGGTTGAAGCTGACCTATTTGTATCCATTCATGCAGATGCGTTTATTGAGCCAAGAGCCAGGGGAGCATCAGTATTTGCACTCTCGCAAATGGGTGCCAGTAGCACGACGGCACGCTGGATGGCCAATAAAGAAAATGCCTCTGACCTGATTGGCGGCATCAATATCAAGACACAAGATAGGCAGGTTGCGAACCTACTCCTCGATATGTCCACTACTGCGCAGATCAAAGACTCTTTGCAAGTAGGCAATTCGATTCTGAAGCAAATCGGTGGCTTTGCAGCACTACATAAACCTAAGGTTGAACAGGCCAGCTTTGCTGTTTTGAAGGCTCCAGACATCCCCTCTATCCTGGTTGAGACTGCTTTTATTAGTAATCCCCAGGAAGAGGCAAGATTGAATGATGAGGGCTATCAAGACCGCATTGCGGAGGCTATTTTGAGAGGAATTAAGGATTATTTTTCCAAAAATCCACCAGTCGCCAGACGGGTCAACTCCTAGGAACTTGTAAGTACAAGGGCTGAGGGGCAGGCCCCGCAGACCTAAGGAAGACCAACAAACTTCTTGCTATAATTTATGGCTTAACTGGGTCGGTAGCTCAGTCGGTAGAGCAGCGGACTTTTAATCCGTTGGTCGCGAGTTCGAATCTCGCCCGACCCACCAGTTATACAAAGGGATCACAGAAATGTGGTCCCTTTTCTTTTGGTTGAATGAAATGCGGCGGTCACTGCGAGGACTCAATAGAAGATCTGTTGGACCGTGATGAGTGGGGATGGTGGGCGCTGAAAGAGACTGAGCGTCTCGATACACGACGGTTGTCGGGTTAACCGACATTTCATATATGGATAGCTAAAGGCAACTAACGACTCGTAGAAGACACCCAAAGAAAAACCACCCGAAGGTGGTTTTATGGGGTAGCTTATTTTAAGAACTCTGTCGTCACATCATTTTGTGGGTATGGTAATTTATCGACCTGCCAAGTCTTTGATTTGCCGGACTTAAATACTTCATTCAAATTAATCTCAATAAAGTTCGTACGATTTGCATAGTTTGCAATTTTCATGCGATTATTTTTTAAGTCCTTGATATTGACCCACTGTGTGTAATCAGAAGTAATCTGCTTACCATCCATTGACCGAGCAACTCCAACAGGAATATCAACGTTATTCAATATATGATCAGCAGCCTGCATAGCATCAATACTATTGCTTGGCTGATAGGTAAAATGCTTCAGATAAGTTGCTCTGACAAAACGTGATGGAGGAGTGTAATCTGCTGGTAAACCCATTAAACCACCACCCTGACCCAATTCAGTCACATTCGTATTGCCTACAGTTACAGATGACGTTGCTGTGGATGTAAGTGATAGATAGTTGCGCACATTATTAAGATGCCAGTCATAGGTCGGGGCGTTAGTTAACACCCCCGCAACGTTGTTGTGGATCATCATTTGACCCTTCACAAACTCAACAACAATACTGTCGCCCCCACGATCCGTTAACACCAGATGCAGCCAAGGCGGAGTTGGCAAACCTTTAACTTCGTTTGGGTCAAACCACACCTTATATTTAGGAAGCTCGCTTCGTAACTCCTTAACCGAGCCAAACATGCCTAAAATAAAGCCTCCTAAGTTCAAGATAGAAACGTAGTTCTTATCTTGTGGAGTAACGGTTTGATATTCAGTAAAGCCAGGTAAAAAATTTCCGCTAATGGCAAGGCCAGCCTCATTTTGACCCTCTAAATATGCAGGGGGCCCTGCTAATACTCCGGGCGCAATTGCGACAAAAGCATACTTACTCGATAGGCTTGTTGCAGGCAGCTTTAGTGATGCTGGTGCGCTAAGGGAAATAGGCGTGCCTTTGGGGTTTGCCGTGAGCTGCCACTTCATATCAAAAGCCCATTCCATGGTTCTTCCCGCAACTACCGATCCATCTTTTGCAACTATATTGACGGCGGTACAGGCATCACTTATTAATGGGGAAAATACTAGGGCAGCTGAAACTGAAGCGGCTACTACTTTATTAATCATAGTTTGTTTCATAGTCATCTTTCTGGGTGGCTTAAGTTGATCAACAAAATACTAATATTCATATGTAAATATAAATATTAGCGGCAGGTAAACGCAATACAACATTTAAAGTATCTGTATTTGTAGTGAGCTTTATCTTATTTTTTGGCATTGTGATTAGTCAGTTATGAATGGGCGCTAATACGCATTATTTAAATTCGATAAATCATTAAGGAGTAAGGAGATGTCATATCCAATAAAGTACTCCCCTATTTTGGAAGAAGCACAGTCAAACCTAGGTATCCACCAAACCCCTTAGCACTTGTAGGTGTAGTTGTAACCATATAGGTTGGACCAGCTTGCACTTGAGTATGGTAACCAAAGAGATTGACAGTTTTTCCGCCACTCAAAGTGAGCTGATTCGTGGCTGCCTTGGCATCATAGTTATAAGTCATCTGACTACTTAAGTTATAGGTCCAGGCAGCATCTGTTGTATAGGAAATACTAGGCTGAATATTGAAGACATTGGCAGATCCCCCGGCCATATTGCTACCAACACCCCATGAGTTATAAGCGACAGCCCCGATGACCCAATGGTCTGGGGTAAAGTAGGCGCCAGCTGAAATTCCCAGTCCTGTTTGCTTGGAGCCATTATTTGTATTGGTTGCGGGAAGTTGAAAATAAGGTCCAATACCAGCATAAAAATACTTTGCGTATGCGGGCCCAAAATATGTAGCTAACTGTAATGGTTGAGCTTGATTAGTAACTTGCTGATCATTGGTATTGTGATTTAGAGTTAGCATGGGATTTACGATCAACTGCAAATCACTTCCAAGCGCTACTGGGATGATCGGGTTAAAGCCATATTGATTTTGTTGGGATAAATTATTTGCACCCAACTTTTGGTTATAGTTGTATGTAACCGGTAACTGAATCTGTGGATACAACACATTTTGCATCTTTTGAGCTGACTTAGCCTCATCGCTCATTGTGCTCTGAGATGTTTGCGCAATTGCAGCGCTATTGAAGATACCAATCACCAAGAAAATAGCCCTCTGAAACGGGTATAGGGTAGTTTTTTTCAACATCTTATTTATTCCAGAATAATTAATAACTTAGGCGACATCTTCATTAATTGGTTTGTAATTTAAGACACCAAAATATGATTTGCTAATACTTTCTTGGCTTCATGTTCATTTTTGATAGGAATTAGCTTTAGACCTCACGCTTCCTAAATCTTGGAGCATTGTAAAAAGACCGGCGCCCGAGATTGAGGCTGAGAAGAGTCCAGTAAAGCCAATAATAAAAGGTAGGCCGCGCCATTCGGGAGCAAGTTGATAGCTTCCATATCCTAGGGTGGTGTACATTTCACCGGCAAAATAAAAAGAAGTTAAATGATCAGAAAAGACATTCATACCATCTAGCATGTAAGCCAAATAAAGCAAATCTATTAGATGAGTAGACATTATTACAAGCATTGTCAACGTATACGGAATAAAGCTAACCCTTGACCTTAAGCCGATTGAATTGTTATGTAAAAAATGCTCATACTTTTCCGTAATAAGAAGAATAGTAAATCCATGAAGTGCAAATATGGCGATTGACGTTAATACAAAAACAACCACATTAAATTGGAAAATATTTTCAAAGTAGAAAGCAATAAGAGTTAATGGGTTTTGGAAATTTGTCATAAATGTAAATTCACTAAGACCTAAATTATTGTGAAAGTGGCTTTGAATCGCCATCCAAGAGAAACTCTAATGAAGAAACGTCTATTGATGGATTTGAATCGTACCCACCTCCTAACGAACTTAACAAGGCAATCCGATTTAAACGCAGTAGTGCGTTATCCCTAATGAGCTCTGAATCAGTTGTAAGTTGGGCATTTTGAAGGTTCGCAACCCATAAAAGATCACGCTTACCAACCTTGTACTGAATGGTGGCAATATCGACGGCAGTAGCACGATTTAAAGCAGCTTTACGCGTACTTGATACCCTTTTCATGAGGTATTGTTCGTTATAAAGTGCGCCCTCAACTTCGCTAAATGCTTTAAGAACAGCACTTCCGTAGCGGGCTACTTCTGTTGATTGTTGGGCGGAGGCAATTTCGATTTGCGCTCTTAGTGCACCACCCTCATAAATTGGCAAGAAAGCACCTAATGCTCCTGTTGCCAACCAAGGATTTAATTTCAATAATGCGAGTGCTGGATCCGCTATATCGCCACCCAAAAAAGTTAAGCGGAATGAAGGTAAAAGCGCCAACTTGGTAGCTTGAGACCGTCTAAATGAGGCTAGAACCCTTTTTTCTGCGGCAATGACGTCTGGGCGTCGATTCAATAGTTCCGCAGGAGCGCCAGTATTGGGTAGGGGCGTTAACTCAGGAAATTCCTTGGCAACTGCAATTTCAGCGGCAGGATACCTTCCAAGTAGCAACTCTAATGATCGACGAATTTGAGAGTAGGCATCTTCTGCTGCATCTAAAGCAGCTTGTGCGGAGTCAACATTTGCCCTCATCACCATCAAATCTAATTCTGTATCTTTTCCAGCTTTAACCCGAACCTCTACTAAGTTGAGTAAATCGCCGTAAATTTTGACCCTCTGCTGAGAAAGTAGCACGAGGCGATGTGCTTCAATTGCTGTGTACCACGCTCTAGCAACTGTCGCAGCCAAAGATTGGCGGGCATTTGCATACTCCATTGCAGTAGCTTCAAATGCTTCAGAAGCTGCCGCCCGCTCAGACCGAAACCTGCCCCAAACATCAATTTCCCAGGCCGCACCAATATAGGCCATTTTTGAATTTGATAGGCCACTCACGCCCTCGCTTGTAATAGTTCTGCCTCCACCCACAGCACCAATACTTGGTAATAAGGCCGCACCCACTACAACTACACTTTGCTGGGCTACTCTGACTCGCTCTGCAGCAATAACTAAATCAGGGTTGTATTTAATTGCTTCGAGTACTATGGCCTCTAACGTAGGGTCATTCAGAGACTTCAGCCAATCATTTGCCACAAATCCTTTAGGGAATTGTTGGCTTTCAGAAGACTTCCAAACGCTTGGAATTTTTGTATCGGCAGGTAATGCATTTTTAATGATTTCATCTTGGGTTGGCTTTGGCGCAAGGGCACAACCATCAAGCACTAGGCAGGCAGCAATAGTGCCCATGATCTTTAAACGCATCACTCAAACAAAGAGAATGGGTATAGGAAATTTGTCCAAGAGTATGACCGAATATCTACTTTTCGCATTGCAGAGAATAAGCTAGCAGGATGCGTGTAAATTGTTGCTCTAGCTTGTGCCCCAATCGGAAACTTGACCTGATCTGAGTCATTCATCTTAATAGCCACACCAAATTGATTTCTTGGACGATCGGGCGACTTATAGTTAAATGTTGGCAAATAGCCGCTGGGTAACAATTGGCCTTCTCTACTTCCCATCCATACTGATTCCACCTTCCCCTTGAAGATTTGACCGGGATATAAATTAAATGCCACCTCTACCTCTTGACCTGGTTTTACATACTTCAGATTCTCTTGAAAGAAATCAGCCAGCAAAAAACGGTCAGCATCACAAATAAATGAAGCAATTGCGCCAACACGATAATCTCCAGCAAGAGTACCTGGACGAACTTGAATATTGATTAAGTATCCATCCTCTGGCGCTGTAATAAGTGTGTTATCCAAATAAAATTGAGCCTGAGATTTCGCCACTTCTGCAAGTTTGATAGTTGCCTCTTCAGCCACCAGCTGAGATTCCCATTTCTGAACGTCTTCTTGTGGGCCGGCACCCTTTCTCACCAAGTCCTTAGATAACTTTAATTGGTACAAAGCGTAATTCATTAAGCCCATTGCTTTTGCATGTTGAGCTATAGCCTGATCAAGCTTGTCCTGATAAGGGCGTTTATCCATTTGGAATAGAGGCTGCCCTTTTTTTACATGGGTATTGGCCTGAACGAGCACATCAGTAACTAAAGTAGGCTCCGGTAATCGCGGAGTAATTTGAATGGTTTGTTGAATCATATTAGCCTCTGTTGAATAAGGCGTCATAAAACGTAGACCAATAAAAAAAATTAAATATAAATGTATATACGATATGACTAATAATACAGCCCATATCTTTGTGAATTTCAACCACTTTAAGCGTACAAATACCAACCAAGAAACAAAAATATCAGCAGAGATAATGACGAAACCCAGCAACATATTTCTATCTCAACTCTTATTTAATTCGCTGTGAGAAGAAGATGTTTTAGTAAAAATACCTCTCTCTTCATTTTTTAGCTCAGAATTTTCTGCCTTGATGGCAGCCTGCTCCTCCTTTGGAAAGCGTCGGATATCTACTATGCTACTGGGGTTAAATGCCCACATAAATGCCTTTAACCAAGGAACAATTGCCACCAACCCCAGAAGACCCATGAGTTTTATGGCTTCTGCATCAGGGTGATTACGTGTACTTGCAATTCGCCCTGGAATACTTGCTATTAACAGTACGATCGTTAACAAAATAAAGCCAACTAACGCCAAAGTAATAAAGGTGACCAAATCCCAAAAGGTGATATCAAAATCTTGCATCTAATCCAACTTTCTTTTGCGATGTTGCAGGTGGCTTTCGATTCTTTTCCCTAGATCGGTAAAAGCTAACACTCCGGCAACGAGAGTGGCGACTAGGTAAAAGCAAAATGACAGACTCAGACTTTGATTGCTATCGAAAAGCCTATCAATCGACATTAATGTGACAATCAAGGGATATGGAAGCACTAATAATGCAGTCCGTTGCATTTGGGTTTTAAACAATTCATTCTTCATGGCAGCAGTTTAGATAAATTTACAGCAATAGCCCCCACAAAAAATGTGGGGGCATACCTTTTTTATCGATCTAAATTAATTGCATTCGTGGTTTATTAATTAATGTCTACAAGCTAATAATTAAGCGGTTCCAAATACAAATGGCTCTGTAGGGACAAAAAAACTTGCCGCATTGCCTGCGTAATATTTACCGCCTGCAACAGCCAACTTCTTAACTGGCGCGCCTTTAGAAAGGTCCACATCCTTTAAATCAACCCAGAAAGTATTCGGTGTCGTAGCAGAGTCAAAGTAATAAATCATATTTTGGTGATCTGTAACTGTGCGCCAAATAGTAGATGAGACATTAGGCTTGCCAGGGGTGGTAATACCCAAGGGGGTACTTGCACTTCTCATGATTCCCATAACAGAAGCAACGGCTTGATATTGCATTTTTTGTTCTGGGACGGCAGAGATGTAGTTCTTATCTATAGACTTTGGAACGACTCCTACAAAATAAGAAGCTCTAGCAAAGCGATCTGCTGCGCTAATTGTTCCAGGCAAGAACTCATCGCCCATGGTCTTCCAATATGCATTGAGAGCAAGCTGCTGATCAAAGACGGGGGAGTTGGTCATCACTTGGTATTCTCTACCATGATGAATGGTCAATTTTCCCTCAATGTATTCTAAAATTGCAGAGTCGCCACTTGGATCAGACAGCGACAAGTGCAAGCTCGCTGCACGGCCATTAGGCAAGATTGGGGATATAACTCTAAATGGCTCTAGCTCTAGTCCGGCAACGGCCTCGGCAACAGTTGCATAGTTATCAAATGCATATTGAGCCCATAAGGTAATAGAGACGGGGGCCTTACCATTCAACGTCCCGTAATCAGATTCCGCCAGATAGAGTAAATTACCAACTAGGCCTTTTTCGTTAACCCCGTCCGCCGTTCCGATGTTGTAACCAGAAACAATCAGGCTGCCATATTTTGAAGTCCATTCCAGCGAACCTGCGCCACAAGCGCCATTGCGAGCCATACCTGCTGGGAATACCCATAGATCGCTCTGCATATCTTCACCCCAATCCATTGAGCGGCCAGTTACAACTAAATTATTGTCGCCAAGGTAAGTAACTCTTGTACACATGCGAATCTCCTATAAAGGTTTAGTCAAAATATTACGCATTTAATTGCTGTTTAAAATAAAGCTAATTATTAGCTTCAACTATCGTTGGGGCATTGCTATTCTGTAGGGCAATAAAAACAATCTTGCTATGTGGCATTTGCATACCCCAGTTGCCAGCTGGCTCTACTTTTGCATTTTTACCTACTAGTTGAAAGACAAATTTTGAATCTGGATATTCTTTCAAATACAGAAAGCCTTTACCTCGAACGGTTTCAGATGGTAGCTCGTTTAATAGTTTTTGAAATTCTGCCTCCGTAGTAGGGGTCGCAGATTCAAAGATCCAACTACGAAAGAGCTCTTCCGCCTTAGGAACCTGCATTTGCAACCCATCTAAAATTAAACTACTACCTTGCTGACCAAGTGTCCTAGTGCTTGCTCCCAAAAGAAATTCAAGATTAATTTGGCCAGATAACTCATTGAATAGCAGCACTCTCGGATTAACGCTACTCACAAAACCCTCTGCTGCAACTCGTGCATCCCCAGGTAATGAGAGAGACTTAGATAAAAAAACAATATTAGAATAAGTTAGTTGCAACTTAATTAGCTTTAATTCTTCTGGTGTGTAAGTGGGCAATCTTTCGCAATCTAGCAAAGTAACAACTATTTCAAGAGCAGCATAGTCTTGCATTGCGCTGTCACTTAAGATTCTTAGAACTTCACCTGGATTGGATGCGCCAGAAGCTTCGATGATGATGGCATCTGGACGTTGCTCACGTTTTAAAACTTTGAAGATTGCGCCTTGTAAACCTGAAGCAATCGAACAGCAAATGCAACCGTTTTGTAATGCAATTACTCCATCAACAGCCCCATCGATTAAATTAGCATCGATATTTATAGCGCCAAAATCATTAACTAAAATAGCCAGCCTTTGGCCTTGGGCTTCGGAGAGTAGGCGATTAAGAAATGTAGTTTTGCCAGATCCAAGATAGCCCGCAATCAGAATGATTGGGATTGCGTATACCACTGTAGTATTGCCTTTATTCTCAGTCATTACCTAGAGCATATTAGGCAGCAATTGGTCGTCGCACTGGACGACCTGGGCGCACCTTCACATCCAAATTTCCATTCTCAATAAGTAGAGTCCCGTTCACTATTACATGAACCATCCCAGTCGATACCTGGTTTGGCTTCACAAACGTACCACGGTCCTCCACTTGGTTCAGATCGAACACCACAATATCAGCATCAGCCCCTACCTTGAGGCGCCCTTTTTGGGTCATTTGAGGCGTAGATTTTTCAAGAATTTGCGCTGGAATCAAAGACGTCTTACGAATAGCTTCTAGCAATGGAATGCTCTTGGCATCGCGAACATACATTTTAATAAATCTCGCAAAAGTGCCACAACTTCTTGGATGAGAATAGGCATCATCTGGTAAAGGCCATACCCCCTCCTCAATAAATGTAGGAACTTTAACGTCGGGCCCCGATGTCATCCATGGCATTGCATCGCTAGCGATTGCACCACCCGGAAATAGAACAGATTTTGCCAAATCGTCAGCATCTTGAGGATTGGTTTCAGGGCGTAAAAAATGGCAGACAATAATATTGCCAGGGTCTGCCTTCTGCATTGCCGGCAACGAATTATCGTTTAGCGGAAGACCGTTATATTCAATATCGTTGGCTTGCAGACCGCCTAATCTTTCTGCCCAGTTAGGCAACATCAAGAATGCAGCGCCAACTACCGTACTGAAAGCACCGTATGGATATGCTTCAACAGAAATATTGGCGCCATTTTTCTTGGCTTCAGAGACCATATTCTCAATATCACCAATATCGCGCATTGATACGCTATTCAAGTGGCAAATATGCATATGAGCGCCGGGGTTGAATGAAAGGCCAATTAGCTCTTCAATCGCTTGAAATGTGCTTTCAGGTTCACTGGTACTAAAGTAACGTACATGCGTAAATGTGGGCACATCGTATTTTTTAGCAAGCTCAGCTAATTGATAGTATTCCTTGTAACCTAAACCCGGAGCATAGCCAGCATTAACGCCGATTCCAATTCCGCCATCTTTAAGGCCCTGCTCAACTTCACTTAGAATAGTTTTAAGTTGATCGGCTGTTGCAATGTCATATTGCCAGTCGCTTTTATCCATGGACTCAAGAGCCCAGCCTAGAGTTGGTTGTGGAACCTCCTTTTCGAAGGCGCTAACACGAGCCATCACACAGGAGGCTGAGGCACCGTAATTTAGTGGCCGCCCTTCTTTTTGAAGGTTTTCATAGTATTGCGCAATGGGCAGCATCCCTAACTCCAACTCTAAGGCTGTTGTAACCCCATCAAATGCTTGCATCCAGTTAGCGCTAGTAAATTGCCCATGAGCATGCAAGTCAATAAATCCAGGAGCTACAAATAACCCAGTAGCATCAATTGTTTTTACACCCTTAAGCGGATCCTTCGATATTGCAGCAATTTTCCCTTGATTAACCCCCACATTACCCAGTCCATCCCATCCAGAATCTGGATCAACAATATGGCCATTGCAAATTACCAAATCAAAATTAGTGTTAGTCATGTCCGTGTCTTTCTTAAAATTAGTTAATTGATATATATGTTCAAGTTATTGGTAATGGGTTATTCAATTAATGAGCATGAAGCGAACTAAATACCTCAGTCGAGAAACCCTGTACTCCACCTATGAAAATTTGGACACCAATTGCAAGCAATATGAATGCAAAAAGGCGCATGATTGCATTTGTGCCTGCGGGACCCAATACTCTCTGAATGAGGGAGGATTCTCGATAAATCACATAAATCACTAGAGAAAGAGCAAATAAAGCAAGTACCGTTCCAACTACTGCGGGCATTTCCTTAAAAAGATCTAGGGATCTACCATCTTGATAGCCAGCTACCAAAGAAATTGATGTTGCGATGGACCCGGGTCCAGCTGTCAGAGGAAGAGTTAGTGGGAAAAAGGCATTACTACTTGCATTAGCATCTGTGATTCCAGCAGAATCATCATCACCTTTACTTGAGCTTTTCTGATTAAGTAAGCCCCACCCCATTCCAATGACAACCGCACCACCTGCTAACTTTAGGGCTGGCAACGAAATCCCAAAGAACATCAGTAACTGAGTTCCAATTAGCATTGAAGTTAGCAATAAGATGAAACAATAAATACTTACACTAAGCGCCAATCTATTCTTAACCTCTTTAGAACAACCTTGAACCATATTAAGAAAAATTGGCCCATCACCCAATGGGTTAATTACTGGGAATAAGGCTGTAAAAACAGCTATAAAACTTCCAAAAGCAACTGGAATCATTTCCATTCAAAGTATCCCTAACTGTAACTAATTTTTAAAAGTTAAAAGTTGCCGCCAATTGCGGGCCCTTCATAGTTGTTTTTTGCAAAAGACCGTTATTACTCATGTCGTAATACAAAGCACGATAGGCCAAGGAAACGTCTATCCATTTGTCAAAAGTCTTGCCTACGCCAATCATTCCCTGCCAAGTCATATTGGTTGTGCCACCTCCTCCACCAATATCGGCATATAAAGGGATATACCAAGTAGAGTCAGCTAAGCGATATCTACCTTTGAAGCCGACAATTGGATCAACTGTTGAGGTTGATTTTGAGTCGCTAGCATTTAATGAGGTTCCATCCAAAACCAAGCCAAGAGTTGCAGTAATGGCAATACTTCGTACGCCAACCAATCCATCAAAATAGGCATCTTTATTGCTAATGACTGTATATGTTGCGGCACCAGTCAGAATAGTCTGTTGCAGGGTTGCACTGGTAGCAAACTTTGCTGGAACGGCCCCTTGAGCTGTGGGCACCGTAGTACTGATGGTTTGATTTTGATGCAACGTTGCAGAAACTAAATCACCCATAATGCCCCAATTGCCATAGTGGGCCTCTGCTGAGATCATGCCGCCAGATTTTAGATCTCCAAGTACATTACTAGATGACAAC
This genomic window contains:
- the tsaE gene encoding tRNA (adenosine(37)-N6)-threonylcarbamoyltransferase complex ATPase subunit type 1 TsaE, with product MAQTQAIPSPNTAIDLYCRQEADTAKIAEQLAASCEQFLTKQLGSHLNISLEGDLGAGKTTFARYLIQALGHEGKVKSPTYTLCEPYPLQLQEQMVTVHHFDLYRMRDPLEWQEAGFAEHFDVPGICLIEWPEKAEGTLPGFDIQIQLSAGTDENERTMKINAITASGKIALQEFQLK
- a CDS encoding N-acetylmuramoyl-L-alanine amidase, which produces MSTKKTNLSRRQHLKTSAKFLSFALLLTEVDIAWGAKILGVRVWPSEDYTRVTLESDTPLPITQQILTNPDRLVVDVQGLELNPTLKDLVAKVKPNDPYISQVRVGQFQPGTVRLVFDLKEPIKPQLFTLDPIGEYNYRMVFDLYPTTPLDPLMALVKSSAKKESALEKSNEEVDLIAQFATKKEKELAKTPAAPVAQAIPETKELPAPAKYKRLITIAIDPGHGGEDPGAIGAAGSREKNVVLSIAKRLRDKIEGEAYMRPFLTRDGDYFVPLHARVQKARRVEADLFVSIHADAFIEPRARGASVFALSQMGASSTTARWMANKENASDLIGGINIKTQDRQVANLLLDMSTTAQIKDSLQVGNSILKQIGGFAALHKPKVEQASFAVLKAPDIPSILVETAFISNPQEEARLNDEGYQDRIAEAILRGIKDYFSKNPPVARRVNS
- a CDS encoding choloylglycine hydrolase family protein, with the translated sequence MKQTMINKVVAASVSAALVFSPLISDACTAVNIVAKDGSVVAGRTMEWAFDMKWQLTANPKGTPISLSAPASLKLPATSLSSKYAFVAIAPGVLAGPPAYLEGQNEAGLAISGNFLPGFTEYQTVTPQDKNYVSILNLGGFILGMFGSVKELRSELPKYKVWFDPNEVKGLPTPPWLHLVLTDRGGDSIVVEFVKGQMMIHNNVAGVLTNAPTYDWHLNNVRNYLSLTSTATSSVTVGNTNVTELGQGGGLMGLPADYTPPSRFVRATYLKHFTYQPSNSIDAMQAADHILNNVDIPVGVARSMDGKQITSDYTQWVNIKDLKNNRMKIANYANRTNFIEINLNEVFKSGKSKTWQVDKLPYPQNDVTTEFLK
- a CDS encoding ion channel translates to MAIQSHFHNNLGLSEFTFMTNFQNPLTLIAFYFENIFQFNVVVFVLTSIAIFALHGFTILLITEKYEHFLHNNSIGLRSRVSFIPYTLTMLVIMSTHLIDLLYLAYMLDGMNVFSDHLTSFYFAGEMYTTLGYGSYQLAPEWRGLPFIIGFTGLFSASISGAGLFTMLQDLGSVRSKANSYQK
- a CDS encoding efflux transporter outer membrane subunit encodes the protein MRLKIMGTIAACLVLDGCALAPKPTQDEIIKNALPADTKIPSVWKSSESQQFPKGFVANDWLKSLNDPTLEAIVLEAIKYNPDLVIAAERVRVAQQSVVVVGAALLPSIGAVGGGRTITSEGVSGLSNSKMAYIGAAWEIDVWGRFRSERAAASEAFEATAMEYANARQSLAATVARAWYTAIEAHRLVLLSQQRVKIYGDLLNLVEVRVKAGKDTELDLMVMRANVDSAQAALDAAEDAYSQIRRSLELLLGRYPAAEIAVAKEFPELTPLPNTGAPAELLNRRPDVIAAEKRVLASFRRSQATKLALLPSFRLTFLGGDIADPALALLKLNPWLATGALGAFLPIYEGGALRAQIEIASAQQSTEVARYGSAVLKAFSEVEGALYNEQYLMKRVSSTRKAALNRATAVDIATIQYKVGKRDLLWVANLQNAQLTTDSELIRDNALLRLNRIALLSSLGGGYDSNPSIDVSSLEFLLDGDSKPLSQ
- a CDS encoding efflux RND transporter periplasmic adaptor subunit; amino-acid sequence: MIQQTIQITPRLPEPTLVTDVLVQANTHVKKGQPLFQMDKRPYQDKLDQAIAQHAKAMGLMNYALYQLKLSKDLVRKGAGPQEDVQKWESQLVAEEATIKLAEVAKSQAQFYLDNTLITAPEDGYLINIQVRPGTLAGDYRVGAIASFICDADRFLLADFFQENLKYVKPGQEVEVAFNLYPGQIFKGKVESVWMGSREGQLLPSGYLPTFNYKSPDRPRNQFGVAIKMNDSDQVKFPIGAQARATIYTHPASLFSAMRKVDIRSYSWTNFLYPFSLFE
- a CDS encoding DUF3302 domain-containing protein, translated to MQDFDITFWDLVTFITLALVGFILLTIVLLIASIPGRIASTRNHPDAEAIKLMGLLGLVAIVPWLKAFMWAFNPSSIVDIRRFPKEEQAAIKAENSELKNEERGIFTKTSSSHSELNKS